CTCTTGAAGGAATTCAAGCTTCAAAAGGCCAGAATGCTTTTTGAGGAGGGCGATATGAACGTCAGTGAGGTGGCTTGGGCCATCGGGTATATCAATCTCAGTCATTTTGGCACTGCTTACAGGAAGCGGTTCGGCATACTGCCAAAGGCGTATCTGAAGGCTACCCGGGCGAACGTTTACGACCGGGCAGACGGCGTTCCTGGAAGTTGACACCGCTGGGTTTTATTCTTCTCATATTGGGTGGCAGGCACTTTCGGGTGCCTGTTTTTTTGCTCATTATTTGCGTTTCGGGGCAAAACAATTCTGTCCGTGGGTAGAAGCGTTTTCCAGCGAATCATAGACTCCATAATTATCAGGCTGAGAAAGGGAGGACGATGCGTTGATGACGACGCCTGTGTCCATTTGGCCTGTCTCATGAACCATAGGTTTTCGTCAGTCGCATCCTGGTATTGTGATGCCGTGTTGTCGGAGGAGTATATGATGAAGTTGTTATGTTTTGGTGGTCAGGTGAATCCGGTTACGAAAAAAATGGTATTGTTAGCCTCCATGTATTTATGCCAAGCCATTCCTTTGGGCTACGTGTTTGGTTGTCTGCCCGTGATTCTGCGCGAAGGCCGTATGTCCCTTGAGGGGATCGGTGGATTGTTTGCTTTGCACCTGCCGTGGGCATTCAAATTCGTTTACGCGTCATGGGTGGATCGGACATATTTCCCTGCGCTTGGCCGCCGTCGTTCATGGATATTCCCCATGCAGTGGATAGGTGCAGCCCTTTTGCTTGTTGCGTCCCAAACACCGCCTGAAACTGAATTTGGGGCGATGTATGCTGTCTTGATGGCGTTGAACATCGTCATGGCTACCAATGATATAGCCGTGGACGGCTATGCGACGGATCTCCTTGAACCGCACGAAAGGGGCTGGGGGAATACCATACAAGCCGGAGCTCGGTATGTAGGTATGATCCTCGGCGGTGGTTTGATGCTGTTTCTGCACTCGTCTCTTGGCTGGGATGTTCTCTGCATCACTCTTTCCGCAATAGTCTTTCTGCTCAGTCTTCCCGTTTTTCTGCATAGGGAGGTGGCTTCGGCATTCAAGGAGGATGTCCGCAGAGAGCAGGGGAATGAAGGGGTTCTGGCCTTTTTGCGTCAGAGGGAAATACTATGGCTGCTGCCGGTGCTTATTGCGCCTACGGCCTTTATCTTTTGTGGATTCCAGATGCGCACTCCGCTGCTCGTGGATCTGGGACTGGACGCCAAAGCCATCGGAGGGCTGCTGATGCATTACGCCTATCCGGCTGGGCTAGCAGGGACCGTGTTGAGTGGATGGTTGCTGCACAGGGTCGGGCGTTCCATGTTCATGCGTCTATTCTGCCTGATTGCCCTTGTGCTCGCTGTCTACACGGTCTTTTGTGCTCGGGGTAACAGCATTGCTCTTTGGGAAGCAGCCGTGGTTCTGTCCTTGGACAACATACTCCTGGGCGGCATTCAGGTATGGGGTTTCACTCTCATGATGGATGCCAGTGCTGGCCAGAATTCGGGGACTCGTTTTGCCGTATTGAGCAGCTTCTACTTACTCATTCCATTGGCCTTGGCTCCAATTCTCGGCAGGCTGGGGGACATTCACGGTCTGGCGAGTCTTTACACTGTTCTATCCTGCCTCATGGTGTTGGGATTTGTTGTCGCCGAGTCGGTCCTGCGGCTTTCTCAGGATGGTCTGCAGCGAAATATTGTCAAGGCTCACCTCCAACCTGCTTTCGAGGAGGTGGGTAATGACAAATAATGTGAAGATCAGAAAAGCCTTCACGGGTGATCACGTACGG
The genomic region above belongs to uncultured Pseudodesulfovibrio sp. and contains:
- a CDS encoding MFS transporter — its product is MMKLLCFGGQVNPVTKKMVLLASMYLCQAIPLGYVFGCLPVILREGRMSLEGIGGLFALHLPWAFKFVYASWVDRTYFPALGRRRSWIFPMQWIGAALLLVASQTPPETEFGAMYAVLMALNIVMATNDIAVDGYATDLLEPHERGWGNTIQAGARYVGMILGGGLMLFLHSSLGWDVLCITLSAIVFLLSLPVFLHREVASAFKEDVRREQGNEGVLAFLRQREILWLLPVLIAPTAFIFCGFQMRTPLLVDLGLDAKAIGGLLMHYAYPAGLAGTVLSGWLLHRVGRSMFMRLFCLIALVLAVYTVFCARGNSIALWEAAVVLSLDNILLGGIQVWGFTLMMDASAGQNSGTRFAVLSSFYLLIPLALAPILGRLGDIHGLASLYTVLSCLMVLGFVVAESVLRLSQDGLQRNIVKAHLQPAFEEVGNDK